CAGGTACATTTGCTAGGGATTCTTTGAATACCACTGGGTAGGTCAATTTTATGCCCTGTCTTTTTTCATAGCCACTTGTAGATTtcttcccaatttaaaaaatattttatggtatGCCTACCAAATGTACTGAGACTCGGAATAGAAATATTTACATTCATAAAACTACGGCACTGAGAATTCTTCCTTATATTTTGATGGGCTTCCAAATATATTGCCAGTAATTCTCAGTAATTGGAACTAGGTTTGTTAAACAGATTAAGGTAAGTTTATAATATTCTTTGGAGTACTAATTTTCTTGCAGTCTTTTGGAATATAATGTGTTAGTAGATTATAGAGTACTGCCCTTATTTCAAGTATATGCACATTGGAATGCTTCTATTTGTtcttaaaatgtgtcttttattaaCTTCTGGTGATTCTCATAATGTGTACAatcacatttcttatttttaggttTCCATATTATTATGAAAACTTGGTTTTTAACCTTAAATGTTAGCAAcctgttaaaataattttcacttagGTAAATTTAAGAACTTATGAAAAATGCCCCAAATTAAAACTGAGTGAgaagttttaaattattctaatatTTGATTTTGCAACATGGAAAACTCCTAGGGGGATGTCTCATAATAAGGATGTTGGGGGGTATTGGCAATATCAAAGCAGGTGCACTAAAAGTAAGGATAATAATTACTGTGTATAGAAATTTCAAGTTCATTTAAAAGCCTATTAGGAAAATCAGAATGTTCCCACAGCTACAGAAAATGATCTCAAGAAAGTAGCTCTGTGTGAAACATTTCAGGGAAATACGAAGAAGCTCCCTAAAgtttcaatgaaaagaaatgctgTCGTTTTAGTCGTCTTCACTTCCAGCCGTATTTGAAGAACAGTAGGTGGAGCCGTTTGAGGTCTAAAAACCAACAACCCTTTCCCGGAGTTAAGATTGTGCAGTAATTGGTTAGGACTCTGAGCGCCGCTGTTCACCaatcagagaaaagcagagagatcCTGCTTGCGGTGCACGCGCCAGAAGCACAAAGCACCGAGAGAAACTAACCATCTCCTCCCGGACTGGGAGGAGACCGAACGGAGGAGCCCTGGTCCGCCAGCTGAGGGATAAGGACGAAAGTGTTGATCCTGACTTCGGTGATAAAAGGAAGAACTGGAAATAATCCTCCAGGAAAGTGACAATGACTCCTGCGCGACTGCACCAGGACTGCAAAGGGATGGCCTTGCTGGGAGTTCTCCTGGGGATTCTTTGGGAAACGGGATGCACTCAAATCCACTACTCAGTTCCTGAGGAGCTGGAGAAAGGCTCTAGGGTGGGCGACATCGCTAAGGATCTGGGGCTGGAGGCCCGGGAACTGGAGGAGCGTGGAGTCCGCATCGTCTCCGCAGGTAGGACGCAACTTTTCGCCCTGAATCCGCGAAGCGGCAGCTTAGTCACCGCGGGCAGAATAGACCGGGAGGAGCTCTGTATGGGGGCCATAAAGTGTCAACTAAACCTGGAGATCCTGATGGAGGATAAAGTGAAAATTTACGGGGTGGTGGTAGAAGTGAGGGACATTAATGATAATGCCCCATACTTCCGGGAAggtgaattagaaataaaaatgagtgaaaacgCAGCCCCTGGGATGCGGTTCCCCCTTCCCCACGCTTGGGATCCGGATATCGGGACGAACTCTCTGCAAAGCTACGAGCTCAGTAGTAACAGTCACTTCTCGCTGGAGGTGCAGAGCGGAGCGGATGGTAACAAGTACCCGGAACTGGTGCTGGAGCGCGCCCTGGACCGCGAGGAAGAGGCGGCTCACCACCTGGTTCTCTCCGCCTCGGACGGAGGCGACCCAGTGCGCACGGGCACCGCGCGCATCCGCGTGACGGTCCTGGACGCGAACGACAACGCGCCGGCGTTTGCGCAGTCCGAGTACCGGGCGAGCGTCCCGGAGAACGTGCCGGTGGGCACCACGCTGCTCCAGGTGAACGCCACCGACCCAGACGAGGGAGCCTACGCGGAAGTGACGTATTCCTTCCGGTATGTGGACGACAAGGCGGCTCAACTTTTCGAGCTAAATTGTAATTTAGGGACAATTTCAACAATAGGGGAGCTGAACCACGAAGAATCAGGCTTCTATGAGATGGAAGTGCAAGCAACGGACAACGCAGGGTATTCTGCAAGAGCCAAAGTCCTCATCACAGTTTTGGATGTGAACGACAATGCCCCCGAAGTACTAGTCACCTCTCTCTCCAGCTCCATTCTGGAAAACTCTCCCAGAGGGACATTAATTGCCCTTTTACATGTAAATGATCAAGACTCTGGGGAAAACGGACAAGTGAACTGTTTCATCCAAGGGCATCTGCCCTTTAAATTAGAAAAGTCATATGGAAATTACTATAGTTTAGTGACAGACTCACTCCTCGACCGAGAACTGGTTCCTAGCTACAACATCACGGTGACCGCCACTGACCAAGGAAGTCCACCCCTGTCCACAAAAACCCACATCTCACTGAATGTTGCAGACACCAATGACAACCCGCCTGCCTTCTCTCGTTCCTCCTACACCGCCTATATCCCAGAGAACAACCCCAGAGGAGCCTCCATAGTATCTGTGACCGCCTATGACCCTGACTATGGAGAGAACGCCCAGGTCACTTACTCCCTGGTTGAGGACACCTTCCAGGGAGTTCCCCTGTCCTCTTACATTTCCATCAACTCAGACACAGGGGTCTTGTATGCTCTGTGCTCCTTCGACTATGAGCAGCTCCGAGACCTGCAGGTACAAGTGATGGCGCAGGACAGTGGGGACCCTCCGCTCAGCAGCAATGTGTCCCTGAGCCTGTTTGTACTGGACCAGAACGACAATGCACCAGAGATCCTctaccctgccctccccacagacGGTGCTACTGGTGTGGAACTGGCGCCCCGCTCTGCAGAGCCCGGCTACCTGGTGACTAAGGTGGTGGCAGTGGACAGAGACTCAGGCCAGAATGCCTGGCTGTCCTACCGCCTGCTCAAGGCTAGCGAGCCAGGGCTCTTCGTGGTGGGGCTGCACACGGGCGAGGTGCACACTGGGCGGGTTCTGCTGGACAGAGATGCACTCAAGCAGAGCCTGGTGGTGGCGGTCCAGGACCATGGCCAGCCCCCTCTGTCGGCCACCGTCACGCTCACCATAGCCGTGGCAGACAGCATCCCAGAAGTCCTGGCTGATCTGAGCAGTCTTGAGTCCCGCGCCAACCCCGATGACTCCAGCCTCACACTCTACCTGGTTGTGGCCGTGGCCGCTGTCTCTTGCATCTTTCTCGCCTTTGTCATCGTGCTGCTGGCGCTCAGGCTGAGGCACTGGCATAAGTCACATCTGCTCCAGCCTTCAGGAGCTGGGTTGACAGGTGTGCCTGCCTCTCACTTTGTGGGCGTGGACGGAGTGCAGGCGTTCCTGCAGACCTATTCCCACGAGGTCTCCCTCACTGCGGACTCACGGAAGAGTCACCTGATCTTCCCGCAGCCCAACTACGCTGACACGCTCATCAGCCAGGAGAGCTGTGAGAAAAGCGAGCCTCCCTTGCTGTCAGGTGACTCAGTGTTTTCTAAAGATAACCATGCATTAATTCAGGTGAGTCCATATCACATACTCTTCTCCGAGCTTTGAGCAGAATATCGCTTATTATATGCAATGAGTATATATTCGAAGTTTAAAAAGCAGACACCAACAAAGTTATGTGTATGCAGCAGACACCAATGACAACCTGGCTGTTTTCCCTCAGGCCTTCCCTCACACCTTATTGATAACAAATTgttatatatttgtatgtgttacatataaaatatgtattaattcatAAAGTTCTTGTTGATGCTGTCtagtttttctaatttaatttgcGAACTATAAAATTCTTCCTGCTTTTAGTTGGTCTTATTTTCCACTGGCCTTGGAACAGTTTTATGCTGAACATCTGATGCCAGTTTATCTGCTAAGACCACAAATTCTTCCAAAGGGTATAAATCTAAGTTGATGAAGTTGATAACTATTTTAAATCAACTTTTATGAATAGTGACTTCAACTATATGTTAAACGGCTAACAAATTCATAAAGTGCTTTCAGTTTCTTCTAAGTGCAGTGATTCCTTCTGGTCATTAGGGACACACACAGTATACTTTCTCAGGGTCCTTAATCATTTCATGTTTGAAGTCATTCTTGAACTTCCAAACATGGCGAATTGATTTCTTATACACGTGGAACTTTCTCACAGTATAAGTGTTCTCATGAGGAAAAACTGAAACGGTAGTTTTTTTCACCCCCTTTATAGATTTCAGGAATAAATGTCTATATGTGTTTCCAAGTTAGATAttgcttttgcccattttatccACACTGATGATTTTAATGATGACTTTGTGGAACACTCAGAATTAACAAATTGTGTTTTGAGCacatttttggtattttgttgGATTTGCAGTAATTCTCTTCGTATGTTAAGTTTCCCACAACTTTTACACACATGGAAAATTTTACAGACAGTGCACAGATTCTAGGTGTTTCCTGAGAACTTTATGCTTATCGTAGAATGTTGAACAGAAATTGAATGCTAAAGTACATTATTCATGAGGAAGCATTGCAGAGACATGAGAAACCTGGTTTCTTTTGGTGAAATGTGTTATAAGGTAGAGAACCATACTATCctagttattttctttatttcttgccTATCTACTTTCAAAAATACAATAGTTAATTAAAACTTAGACTTATAGAAGAGATTGAAAACCATTTAGAGGATGGCCCCAAAATGAGACAGTTACTGCTCCTGGGATTCACATGCCACTTTATGCTTCTTGACaacttatataattaaaaattttatatatgtgtgtgatttttttaaaaggaaattttgagCATACCTAAATATACAGTCTTTGTGTTGACATTAAGTTCCAAATGTAATTTAATAAGTAGAGCTTTCTTAACAATATCGAGGAGACTAGAGGGCAATGTCACTACTGTTGTTTTGTAAAAGCTAATCAAAATGTTTATCACAAAGCCAGTTTTCATATGGTGGTCAATTCCAAATGAAATATGGAACACACAACAAATTACTTGGGAGGCTAACCTAGTATTGTCCAAATATGCTGACTTCTGTTTATTTAACCCAAGTTAGTGATAATCATTAAGAGCTAGCGCAATGAATAATCATGACCCATAGGCTATATCCCAAATATCAGTAATCTTAACAATGCTTCCAGTTTGAGCTAAATAGTCTTCATTAAATGgttattgagtgaatgaatgaacaaatgtctGTGCTCTGGGGATTACCTGATATTAGTATTCTAAAATGTAGTATGATAGAAAAATAACTTTGCAATGAGGTAATTCCTAACTGTGTGACCTttgacaagttatttaatctctttcAGCTTCAGCAAAATAGGGATAAcaatatataatttgaaaagcCATGGTAAGGACTAGTGATACCATATCACTGGTTCATACCATGCTTCATACATAATATATACTGAACTAGCAGTAGCCGTGTTTTACGTTGTTGATAGAAAAAAAGAGGAGTCATGCTTTCATCGTCAGCACACTTAACATTCTTTTGGGAAAAGTAATAACAGTTCACGTGCCTCTGCAGATGGTGCAATGGGATAACCTGTGGGTGGAAGTAAAACTGTTCTAAACTTGTTacgaaaacaaatttaaaaatcctaTAAATGCCTAGAAAGATTTTTGATTGAGCAGCCTCTATTTGTGGTCGTAAAAGATGGGGAAAGATTTTTTGCAAGAGACAATTTCATGAGTGttaatttttctctgtctgaACCATAGTGTAACCTAAACAAGGATCCTACTCTTCCAATAGGATTGCTAGGATGATTTAACTGGAAAATGGATCACCAAAGCCTGGAAATTGGAGTTAATTTTGTTTGGACTGTGTGAGTTTAAGCTAATGGCTTTGCAAAATATTATTCTTGGCTTTAGGATATTTGTTGATAATTTAGGATTGATAATTAGTATATTTGTTTACTGCTATTTTTATTGGTTTGAATGTTTATATTTCTTATGGTTCCAGAAATGAAATTATGTCAAggacttttcttattttcctatgCTTCACTCAAAGTAAAGAAAGTAGAGACTTACTTGTGAGTAACAGAATGGACCCGGCGTGGATGTGCCTATGTACTGTAGTTTGTACCATATGTGTAGAAACAGTagttgaaaattatttaattttcatattaatataaatatttaatatgtaaattataacatCCCCTGGTTCAGCAAGAGTGTTATTGAGTTAAATATATGTGTTGACCCAGCCTGGAGCAAGATTTGCAGTAGAATCTACAGAAGGTCCTGATGCTGGAAGCAATTCCTTTACAAAATCACCACCCCAGCAACTCTACATTTGTCTtcgaagtaaaagaaaatgagagtagAAACAAACATGTTGAACTTGTGTTAGAGAAGCTACTAGACCGGGAAAAGCAAAGCCCACATCACTTACTCCTGACAGCTTTGGATGGTGAGGGCCACTTGGAAACAATGCGATACAACACTTCCACCCCTTTTTTTGGCCAGAATGTATATGGGGCCAACCTTTGAGAAGCCATGCCCTGGTACCTCCATGGTGAAGATGACAGCCACTGACCTGGATGAGGGCCTCAAAGTGGAAATCAGGTATGGCTTTGCAGCCCAGAGTACCCATATCCAACTTGGCCTTAATCAccagaggggaaaaataaaaactttaagtaCATTGGACTACAAAGAGATTAAAAGATATTCTACAGTTTAGGAAGCAAGGAACCAGGGGGTTGACTGGTTGCCCAGTATAGTTGAGATGAAAattctacacctccatcttggccggaaccaAAATTCTAGATGATGATAACAAAGTCCCAGAGGTGATTTTTACTTCTGTTTCCACAATGATTCCTGGAGATTCTGCATGTTGGCCAGTAGTCTGTTTAAGACACAGGATCCAGATTTGGGAGAAAATAGGGAAGTACAAGAAAATGTATCTTTCAGAATTTAATCTTCCATGAATAATTGCCACAAGCTTGTAACAGATAGGGCCCTGGACCTGGAATAAACCCTGGAGTACAATGTTACCTGCGTGACCACTGACAGAAGCAAGCTacctctctcctccagcagaaGCATCACCCTACATCTTAGAGACATCAACAATAATGTGCCATTTCTCCACTAGGCCTCTTATGTGGTTCACATAGTCAAGAACAACCCTTCTGGTGCCTCCATTGCCTAAGTCTGCACCTCGTATCCCAACATGGGACCTACCAGTTATTTGTCCTACTCCACTGTGGCTAATTCAAATACTATAAGTGAATTTGAACTAGCACAGAATGCTGGATAGTTACTGTTCCTTGTAATCAAATGTTTGTACAAATGGATCCAAATAATGTTAGCATGGCTTTTCATTGAACTTACAGTttacaaacacttcaaaaattataGAATGATATTTGCATATAAAATTCCCCATTATATATCACTGTCAGTGATTTAGAAGCTTGAAatctaaaatataacaaaaataaaaaggaaacagttacttTTGGAAATTAGGTAAAACAGTGAAATTAGGTAAAGTGGATAACATAGAAactgaaaaaagtgaagggagaaTTATTGGTAAGTCAAGAGAAAGAATATTAGCAGTGAGATTCTTAAGATCAGTAAGTCATGGTAGGGTTCCTTTTGGTGTGGATTCTGTTGTCCACCTAAgctatgttaattttattataaatgctaCCTGGATGttagtctttaaaaagaattcagcAAATCAGATAACTTGGCATCTTCAACCTGGATTGCTACATCTTGGAAACCAAGAATAGACAAGCATCTCCACAGATATGTGTCACTTGCATGGTTTGGCTTTATCTTATGTGATACTTGACCTAGCAGTATATTAGGGGAGGCAGTGAATATTTTCTCACCAGGAATTGAATATTCCTGGTGAGAAAAAGGCACTTATCTGACACTTATGGCTCTTCTATTTACCTTATTGAAAATCGACCTTTACATGTGGTATGAGGTAGCAATTCAATGAGGTAATGGTCAAGGTTCTGTTTTCCCATATGGATGTCCAGTTTTTGCAGCACcagtttttgaaaagatttttccttttcctattgAATAGCTTTGGCACACTCGTTGAAAATCATTTGATTGCTATATTTGGGTCTATTTCTAGATTGCCATGtgccattgatctatttgtctatctgtcttgattattgtagctttatagtaagtcttgaagtcaggtagGTTGTCTaccaactttcttctttttttaacattgttttgaCTATTCTTGGTTCTTTGTCTTTCCAAATAAATTGAAATCATCTTGCCACTTTCCAAAGGGGAAAAGCCTGCAGTGGTTTTGAATGGAATTGCTTTGAACCTATACATTCATTGGGGGAGGGGGTCATCTCAACAATATTGAGATTTCCAATCCATGAgaatggtatatatttccatttactGAGGTCTTCTTTAACAtctctcagcaatgttttgtagtttgcAGTGTAGGGGTCTTGAATATCTTTCATTAAATTATTCAAACATACTTGATAGTTTTAGATGTTACCataaattgtgttttaattttatttactgattgcTTATTGCTAgcttacagaaaaattaattatttttgtatgtcccatgtgcttttgaaaaacaAGAGGTGGAGGGTGCTCTGTTCTTATACTGTGTGAAAATATCATGTGAGAGGATATAGCATAAGCTTAAACCACCTTTTCATAAGTTCAGGCTTCAATTCTCTGTAGTGTATAGGTTTGAAGAGCCCACCCAGAGACAAGTACCTGCCTCAAGTCAAGTATTGGGTggttcattcatgcatttatttttttttaaatattttatttatttatttttagagagggaagggagggagatagagagagagagagagggagagaaacattaatgtgcggttgctgggggctatggcctgcaacccaggaatgtacccttgctgggaatcgaacctgggacactttggttcccagcccacgctcaatccactgagctacgccagccagggccattcatGCATTTATATAGCAAACATGAACTGTCTGCTTTATGCAAGGCAGTTTCTTAGGTACCAAAGGTGCAGCAATGAACAGGGCAGACCTGATTCCCTCCTTAATGGGTCCCCATTCTAAGATACAGTCTTTCACAAGTCTGCTAAATGCCACCAAGAAAAACAAGGATGTTAAGAGAGTTTGTAATAGAGAGGCTTACCACAATCCAAAGGGTCTAGGAAGACTTCTTTCAGGAAGTGATATTTAGAGTAAGATCTGAAAGATAAGTAGAAGTCAGCTAGGTAAcgagaggattaaaaaagaaaatgtcaggcaGGGGAAATTGGATGTGTAAAggttctaaaaaagaaaaggtgagcGACTGAAAAGGGCTAGGGAGGCTAGAAGTGGAAAATAAGTAGAGCCTTGAAAACCATATTAAATATTCCGGATTGTATCCTAAGTAGGAGCTATTGGAAAGTTTTAAACAAGGGAGTGTCAAGTtatgatttgaatttttaaaagattactctggctgctgtgtggtgACTTGATATAGGAGGGTTATAAATGGAATAGGGAGAACAGATGGGAGACTGTGGTAATGTTCCTGTTAAGAAACAGAACTCAAATGTATTAAAAGGAAGACAGTGGATGTGGAAATAAATGGAAGGACTAGagatatatgtttttttaagttctttttttttcagaatttcttattaattaatttatttaatgattctttttatatatttttaatttaatttatttatttcttagagagggaaggaagggagaaaaagagagagagagaaacatcaatgtacagttgctgggggtcatggcctacaacccaggcatgtaccctgactgggaatcaaacctgcgacactttggttcacagcctgtgcccaatccactgagctacaccagccagggccttggagGTGTATTTAAGAAATAGATTCAGCAAGACAATGATGGAAAGACTgaaatgtaaactccatgaggacaGTGACTCTTTAGTTTAATATATTCCTCAAGATCATTGCCTGGCAAATGGTAgatcctcaataaaatatcacTGACTGAACAAATACAATGGATAAAAGAGAGGTGGGATTGAGCCATTTGTAGGTTTCTGAATTGAGAAACTGGATGGCCCAAGGTACCATTTTGTAGGATATAGAAGACTATCGAAGGATAAATTTCAGAGAAATCAAGAGTTGAATTGTGAACAAGTTAAGTTTGAGATTCTTTGAAACATCCAAGTGCAGATATTGAGAATATGGTTGGTCATGTGGTCAGTATTCTTTTCCTTTGATCTCCTCCACTGTGATAATCTATTCAGATGGGTAGAACCTCACCAGGCTGATTATGATTAGCTCCCTGATGACTCTACACTAGTATGTTTTGGGGCTCATGGCAGAGCtacctgtgttttatttttcttcctgatctCTTTTTCAGTATTAGAAACATGGAGAACCTCACTGTATCTAATTCATACTCAGCCCACTCTTCAGACTGGTCCTGGTGCCCAGTTCTTTTtatgcctctggaattttgtttGAATTAAAGTTTATCAAGCTGCTTTAATTTGttgctatttaattttatttgacttgattgaatgtttttcaaagaaaaatgtaagctCTGTTTTTCTTCACCATCTGTTTTTGGCTTCcaaacagtaaaattttagataagGAATGTTTAGGATAAAAGATacagaacaataataataaaatttttggaagattgtatgaaGGGGGACCCAAACATcccagaaattatttataaaaaattgtgtatttattcttacatgtttaaacttcagtcaccttcaaagtactcctaatgcaatatacctattgagactttttccactgctcaaaacagttttatttattgtttgtttctatgtattaggaagaGCTACTGTGTCTCTCAGGCTTGATAGACTGGGTTAATGTAGTAGGTATCATGTAGAGTCCAGTGACACAGTCTTCCCTATTACCCCAGCTgtgtactcaaggtgtgcccatGTGTGGGCTACATACACCCtcatcttgtagttgagccttgattgctgttggcacatccaagatcagccactgcctgtgttctctctggggtcacacagcatgagctacaaagcgaTGTGCAGTTGGCTGCtgcttatgctgggcttggaggtgcccaggagaggccaagctgtgaaccaaggctggcttctgctagtgccaggcctggaacCACTTAGCTAGGGGGACAGGACTTGCTGAAGCctgatgctgcttgtttgagagaatttaggaaaatatgaagcatGTGCCAAGAAAGGCCctttgtatggaaaagtcaccGGAAACAGCTTAGGTGGACCTAAAAGTTGGGTgtggcagggcctcagggaatcaccagggggGGCAAATACtgtaagccaggttgatggaatctcagatatagCCCCCACCTGCTGTctctgtgggtggggggagggctcagaaagggaacagtggcctctgccagcacttctgtctgggaaaaagatGCCCTGAAACTCTTGCTCTGATGCCAGATAATTCAATTCCTCCCTCTacgtctctgatgcctttcaatcacCTTCTCTGGTGCCGGAGCtaagagggagtgagtccaactAAGTTTGTGtgcagaccctttaagaggaattgcctgGGGTTCCAGAAATTTCTGTCTTCCAGAGCCTCAATCTCCCCTGTGTTGTACAGCCAGAAgatatggagacttatcttcctggcactggaaccctaggatgggggggcctggtgtgggcttgggacccctcactcctgaaatagctctcctgatttttatctgatTCACCACATATGCGTATAGGACTGGCTCTTTCTGCatgtccacccctcctaccagtctcctaCCAGTGTGGTTTCtactttaattctgtagttgtaggacttccattcaactcgttTTCTGATGggtctgaatgatggttgttctgtagtttagttgtaattctgatgaggctgtgcaaggaggtgagctatgtttacctatgccaccatcttaaaTTCTTTAACTCTCAGTGGTTCTGATATTTCGGATTACAATGTactaagtaaatattattttattttttacttcactaTGAGagtttcttattttcataaaaattttaaaggtcaTGACACGATCATAATTTCCCCCATTGATTATTAAGATCACTTTACAGTCTCAGCTTGCAGGGTCATTTTTACAGCCCTGCACTACCATGCAAAGAGAGGAATGCCTGTATGTACTCCTTtgcagtttgctttttaaaaaattttaatcagtttCATTGCAGtatgatttatatataataaaatatataaaactatacaactcaatggattttgacaaatgtttGCACTTGTGTAACCACCACTATAATCGAAATACAGAACATTACTATAACCTTCAAAAGTTCCCTCATGCCCTTTCCAATCAATTTTCCACATCCCTCCAGGGAACTGCTGACCTGCTTCCTGTCACTGTAAGTTAAGTTTTGACTTTTCCAGAATTTCATCTAAATGGAATCCTACAACGTGTGCTCTTTTGTGTTTGCCTTCTTTAGctcaatatatttttgaaattcactCACATTGTTGCATTTATTAGTAGCTTATTTCTTTCTATTGCTGAGTGGTATTGCTTTGTATCAATACATCACAATTTCTTTAGCCCTTTACCTTTTGCTGGATATTTGGGATGTTTGCAGTTTGGTGTTGTTCTGAATTAAGGTGATATGAACATTTATGTAGAAGTTTTGTTGTGGGCATAGATTTTTAGTTCTTGGTTAAACACCTAAAAGCACGATTGCTGTCATATAAAATGAGAAGTATATATTTAGCTTTATAAGAAgctgcaaaacatttttaaagtgatatCACTTAACATTTCCATCAGCAGTACATGAGAAGTTTCATTTGATCCACACCCTCCCCAAATGCTTCTTGTTgctaaacttttaattttaatcattctaaGGGTGTGCAGTTACtgtctcattggggttttaatttgtgttttcttgttgACTAAAGATATCGAGTAcctatcttttcatgtgcttatttgctatgcgtatattttcttcttgaagtCTATTCAGATTATTTGTTCATCTTTGAGTTAtttgacagttttaaaaatacattgtagaTGTGAATGTTTGTTA
The genomic region above belongs to Phyllostomus discolor isolate MPI-MPIP mPhyDis1 chromosome 13, mPhyDis1.pri.v3, whole genome shotgun sequence and contains:
- the LOC114509216 gene encoding protocadherin gamma-A12 isoform X9, producing MTPARLHQDCKGMALLGVLLGILWETGCTQIHYSVPEELEKGSRVGDIAKDLGLEARELEERGVRIVSAGRTQLFALNPRSGSLVTAGRIDREELCMGAIKCQLNLEILMEDKVKIYGVVVEVRDINDNAPYFREGELEIKMSENAAPGMRFPLPHAWDPDIGTNSLQSYELSSNSHFSLEVQSGADGNKYPELVLERALDREEEAAHHLVLSASDGGDPVRTGTARIRVTVLDANDNAPAFAQSEYRASVPENVPVGTTLLQVNATDPDEGAYAEVTYSFRYVDDKAAQLFELNCNLGTISTIGELNHEESGFYEMEVQATDNAGYSARAKVLITVLDVNDNAPEVLVTSLSSSILENSPRGTLIALLHVNDQDSGENGQVNCFIQGHLPFKLEKSYGNYYSLVTDSLLDRELVPSYNITVTATDQGSPPLSTKTHISLNVADTNDNPPAFSRSSYTAYIPENNPRGASIVSVTAYDPDYGENAQVTYSLVEDTFQGVPLSSYISINSDTGVLYALCSFDYEQLRDLQVQVMAQDSGDPPLSSNVSLSLFVLDQNDNAPEILYPALPTDGATGVELAPRSAEPGYLVTKVVAVDRDSGQNAWLSYRLLKASEPGLFVVGLHTGEVHTGRVLLDRDALKQSLVVAVQDHGQPPLSATVTLTIAVADSIPEVLADLSSLESRANPDDSSLTLYLVVAVAAVSCIFLAFVIVLLALRLRHWHKSHLLQPSGAGLTGVPASHFVGVDGVQAFLQTYSHEVSLTADSRKSHLIFPQPNYADTLISQESCEKSEPPLLSGDSVFSKDNHALIQQAPPNTDWRFSQAQRPGTSGSQNGDETGTWPNNQFDTEMLQAMILASASEAADGSSTLGGGAGTMGLSARYGPQFTLQHVPDYRQNVYIPGSNATLTNAAGKRDGKAPAGGNGNKKKSGKKEKK